The genomic interval GCCCTGACCACGCGGTAGAGCGCCACGGGCGAGCGAGGGTCCTTGGGATGCGCCTGCGCCCACGCCAAGGCAGCGCGTCCGAGGTAGGTCATCGAGCCGCCCGCCGTGACCACCTTGTTCCACTCCTCACGCGCGGCCCGCGTCTCTTCCTCCGACAGGAACGGGAGCGCCGTCGTGGGGGACTCCGTGCTGCTCGTGCACCAGCCAATCTTTCCGTACGTGAGCATGTCCCTCACGTAGGTCTCCGCGTCCTCGCTGAACAGCCGTGCGTCCGACAGGCCATCCTCTCCGCCTTCGAGCTCCGGGGTGGCCCCGAGGGAGTCCATCAACAGGAACTGCGCTTCGAACAGCCGCTCTTCCTTCGACTTGTGCTGGAGCACGGCGCTCAGTCCGGCATGCGCGAGGGGCTCGGACTTCTCGAGCACCTTCGCCACGGCGAGGAGCGTCTCATGGTCCTCCACCACCACGGCGCGAGTGAAGGCGGTCCATCGCAACTGGCGTTGGACGTCGGCGGGAAGAGAACCTTTCTCCGCGAGCTCGCTCATCCGTCGCGCCGTCAGCCGAGGATTGAGCGCCCGCACCGCTCCCCAATCCAGGACCTGGCTTCTCTGCGCGAGAGGCGTGTCGTGCGCATCACTGAAGCCGTTGTCTTCGACTCCGGCGGCGGAACGCAGCGCGTGGAGAATGGCTTCATCCCAGCTGCTCGCCAGGGCGAAGCGCTCATCGCGCAGGAGGTTGTCGCTGGAGACCAAATCCCGCGACATCTCCGAGGGCACCGTCGCGAGCCGTGCCCGAGCCGCCGCGACCTCCCCGAGTTCCCGCAGCAGATGCGCGGAGCGGTACACCAGTGTCATCGCGGCCGGTGACTTCACGGGAACCCGCGCCGCCGCCTCGAGCACCTCGCGCAGCCCTGGCGAATCCACCCGTGCATTCAGGAGCGCGGTGACGAGCCACGGCACCTGGCGAGTCTTCCCCCATCGGGCCACGGCCAGCGCATAACTTCGCTGAACGCGCTGTTCCCGTTCGCTGTCGCCCAGGATGGGAGGGACGTACGTGGCGTCGAGCCATTCCGTGAGCTCGCTCGCGCGACCCGTCAGCGCGGCACAGAGGGGCTGGGACCTCTTCGTGTCATCGTCGAGCACCCGCTTGAGCCCCAGGTTCAGGTCGACGAGCTCAACACCCAGCGCCGAGCCCATCCCTGGTTGAACCACGCGCTCCATCAGCTCACAGGTCAGCGCATCCGGCTGGAGCCGGGCACGGACGAGGTTGCGCAGCCGCAAGGTCGCGGGATGGACCTCGCGCAGCTCGGGTGTGGCGAGGACCTTGGCCATCACCTGCTCCGCTTCGGTGAGCCGGGCGATGAACTCAGGAGGGGATTCGGGCGAGGACCTCCAGCTCTCGGGACGTTCGAGCAACGCCTGCCGCACATGGACACGCGCCACCAGGTACGCGGCGAGCGCACGATAGGGTGAACCTGTGTCCTGGCTGATCTGCTGAAAGCCCTGGGTGGCCTCGGCGAAGCGCCGCCCATAGAAGTCCGAGGAGGCGCGTTGATAGGCATGCTCCGCGCGGCGGCGGGCCTGGACCGAAGCGGGTAGTCCCGCGTCGAGCGCCGGGGCCAACACCTCCACCGCGTCACCCGAACCGAAGACCATGTCCTGATTGCGCACCCACTCCGCCACGAGCGCGGGGTGCTGCTTCCACTCCGTGCCGAGCGCCCGCAGCGTCTTCTCCGCGCGCAGGAAGGCATCGCCATGGATGTAGGGGAGCTGGTTGTAGTTCTCCTCGACGAAGACGCGCGGCGGAGCGGTGGGGGCGGGAGTCGAGGGGAGGACCTCGGTCCGAGCAGCGAGCCAACGCGCGGCCTCCTTCGCCGCGCCACCGGGCAGGTCCTCCTGCCAGCGGGCCCAGGACTCCACCACGTAGCGCTGCTCCTCGGGCGTCGTGGGCACGGCCATCATCACCCGCCACGCATGGGCGAGGTACATGGGCTGGAACGTCCCTCGAAGGACACCCAGACGCCCGGCCGCGAACGCGTCGAACGGGCGGTCGGGATGGGAGGAGTGGACGTAGATGGGAGCGTCGTAGGAGGGCCCACAGGCCCAGGCTGGAGCGGTCCCCAGCACGAGCACGAGAGCCACCAGTCCCAGGAGCAACGGCTTCAGCGAGGAAGGGCGCACGTCGGACAACACTGAAGCACAAGCAACCGCTCTCCCACCACGGCCTCCCTCACGAACCCGAGCGAGCCCTCGCCGGCGCACCGAAGCGGCTGGGCGGCTGGCCCGTCCATCGCCGGAACGCGCGGGTGAACGTGCTCACGTCCGAGAAGCCCAACAGGTACGCGATTTCGCTCACCGAGCGCCCCGGCTCGGAGAGATACGACAGGGCCTGGGTGCGCCGGGTCTCCGCGAGCAGCTCCCGGAACCCCGAGCCCGACTCCACCAGCTTGCGCTGGAGGCTGCGCGAGCTCATGTGCAGCCGCTCCGCCACCTTCTCCTGCGAGGGCTCGCCCTGGGGCAACAGCTCCAGCAACATCGCGCGCACCCGCGCCACCACGTCCTGCCCCGCCTGCCGCGCCAGGTGCCGGACGATGAGCTCGTCATTGATGCGCGCCAGCTCCGGATTGGCGCCGGGAAGGGTGACCTCGAAGGGAAGGCGCTCGTACACGAGCACGTCCGCGCCCGCGCCGAACGTCAGCTTGCATCGGAACAACTTCTCGTAGGGCGTCAGGTCCGCGGGCGCCGCGCGGCGCAGCAGCACCTCTCGCGGCGACAGCTCCCGCCGGTACATCACCCGGCAGAAGCGCACCAGGAGGTACGCCACCGCGTCCGTCTCCTCCTCACACAGATGAGGTCCGCCGCCACCGTCGTAGAGGAGCACCTGATAGCAATCCCCATCCCGGGTGAAGGCCGGACGCAGTCCGTCCGACACCAGCGCCACCGCGTGCACCAGCCGCTCGAATGCCTCGCGCAGCGTGCTGGAGGCGTTGAGCCGGTAGCCCACCGCATGGAACGTGGTCGGCGCGACGTGCCGGGCCATCTGCAGCCCGATGGCGGGGTCCGCCGAATTTTCCACCGCCAACCGCCACAACCGGGTCATCCCCTCTTGGGGATAGCGCGCGTTGGCGTCGCCCAGGAGCGCCGGGTCCAAGCCCGCCTTCACGAACAATGACCGGGCATCCACTCCGCGCAGCTCCAGCGTGCGGTGGAGCGTGAGAGCCCAGCTCGTCAAAACGGTCGCCGGAGAGCTCATGTTGTCGCCTTCGGCCAAAGGAATTGGCGGAATGGAGCAAGCGTGGGGGCCAGACCAACCAGTAGCTTGGCTTCCCCGGAATCCTGCCATGTCGGAGGTGATGATGCTTGTTGAGGAGCGCCGTGTGTCTTCTGGCTGATGCATCGCGTCACCCGTATCCCTAGACGAGTCTGAGCGTCGCGGTTCAAAGGCTTCACGCTTTTCCACCCGACTCACTCTCACGAGGTTCCTTCCGTCGGTGGAGGCCCCGCCGCGCCGGGTGGCGTGTGCCTTGGGCCCGCTGTGGTCGTCCCCTCATTCCCAGAGGTTTGTCATTCCCATGACTCCCTTGAGACTCAGCGGTATCCAGAAGTCCTTTCTGGTGGTGTTGGCGTTGGTGGCCTTCCAGCCGGCGTTCTCCGCGACGCCGAGCTTCCTGGCCTTCGAGAGCGGACACGTCCGCCCGTTGGCGATGTCTCCGGATGGGAAGCGGCTGGTGGCGGTGAACACGCCGGACAACAGCGTGTCGGTGTTCAGTGTGGGGGACGCGGGGCTGACGTTGCAGGCGAAGGTGACGGTGGGGTTGGAGCCGGTGGCGGTGGCGCCCCGAGGCAATGACGAGGTCTGGGTGGTCAACCACCTGTCCGACAGCGTGAGCGTGGTGTCGCTCACGGGGACGCCGCGTGTGGTGCGCACGCTGCTGGTGGGAGACGAGCCGCGCGACATCGTCTTCGCGGGGCCCAAGGGACGCGCCTTCATCACCACGGCGCACCGGGGACAGCACCGCACGCATCCGTCCATCGCGGCGGTGCCGGGCGCGGGAGATCCTCAGCTCACGACGCCGGGGGTGGGCCGCGCGGATGTCTGGGTGTTCGACCCGGCGAACCTGGGCACGACGTTGGGCGGCACGCCCGTGCGCATCCTGAACCTGTTTGGAGATACGCCGCGCGCGCTGACGGTGAGCCCGGATGGGCGCACGGTGTATGCGGCGGTCTTCAAGTCGGGCAACCAGACGACGGCGGTGCTGGAGGAGCTCGTCTGTGAGGGCTTCAATCCCTATGTCCCCTGTCTGGTGAGTGGCGGCATCTACCCGGGCGGCAGCCCCGGTCCGGCCACGAATCATCAGGGGGTGCCCGCGCCGGAGGTGGCGCTCATCGTGAAGTACAATCAGCAGTTCAGCCAGTGGCAGGACGAGCTGGGGCGCAACTGGAACAACGCGATTCGCTTCAACCTGCCGGACCAGGACGTGTTCGCCATCGACGCGGAGGGGCTGACGCAGAAGGAGGCCTTCGCTCACGTGGGCACGACGCTGTTCAACATGGCGACCAACCCGGTGACGGGCACGGTGTACGTGTCCAACACGGAGGCCTTCAACCACGTGCGCTTCGAGGGCCCCGGTGTCTTCGGCGGCACCACGGTGCAGGGGCACCTGGCGGAGACGCGCATCACGGCCATCCTGGCGGGCACGGTGATGCCTCGGCATCTGAACAAGCACCTGGACTACGCGAAGCTGGTGACGGACCCGGGCTTCGACCCGACGGCGAAGGTGCACAGCCTGGCCACGCCGCTGGACATGGTGGTGAGCCGGGATGGCCGCACGCTCTATGTGGCCGCGTATGGCTCCAGCAAGGTGGGCGTGTTCGACACGCAGGCGCTGGAGTCGGACAGCTTCGACCCGCGGTTGAACAGCGCGGCGTACATCCCGGTGAGCGGCGGCGGCCCCAGCGGCCTGGTGCTGGACGAGGCGCGAGGCCGGCTCTACGTGATGACCCGCTTCGACAACTCGGTGAAGGTCATCGACCTGGCCACGCGCGCGGAGGTGGGCTCGCAGGTGCTGTTCAACCCGGAGCCCCTCTCGGTGGTGCAGGGGCGGCCGGTGCTCTACGACGCGGCGACCTTCTCCGCCAATGGGGAGGCGTCCTGCTCGACCTGTCACATCTTCGGCGACATGGATGACCTGGCGTGGGACTTGGGCAACCCGGATGAGAACGTCACGGTGAACCCGATTCAGGGCCGGTTGCTCAACACGGCCACGCTGCTCAAGCCGCACATCAACGGCTCCGGCAAGGTGAACGACTTCCACCCGATGAAGGGGCCCATGACGACGCAGACGATGCGCGGCATGAGCACGTCCGGGCCCATGCACTGGCGCGGAGACCGCTCCAACGGCTTCTTCGGGGTCAGCGGCACGGACCCGAACCTGTCCTTCATGAACTTCATCGTCGCGTTCGAGGGACTCCTGGGCCGCGCGAGCAAGCCCACGCTGACGGAGATGCAGCGCTTCACCGACTTCCAGTTGCAGGTGGTGTTGCCGCCCAACCCGGTGCGCAACCTGGACAACTCGTTGACGGCGGCGCAGCAGCGGGGGTTGAACTTCTATGCGGGTTCACGCCGCTCGGATGGTCTGCCGTTGGGAGAGGGATTGGGCTTCACGTGTGAGGGATGTCACCGGCTGGACCCGGCCCAGGGCTTCTATGGGACGGATGGTCAGGTGAGCTTCGAGAACATCCCTCAGATTGTGAAGATTCCGCACTTGCGGAACATGTACCAGAAGGTCGGCATGTTCGGGAACGCGAACACGCCGTTCTTCATGGCGCCGGACAGCGGGTGGATGGGGAACCAGGTGCGAGGCTTTGGCATGGTGCACGACGGCGCGGTGGATACGATTGCGCGCTTCCTGTCTGCCATCGTGTTCATCCCGAGCATCGGGGTGGGCTTCCCGTTGAACAACCCGGATGGGACGCGGCGGGACGTGGAGCAGCTGGTGCTGGCGTTCGACTCGGACCTGGCGCCCATCGTGGGGCAGCAGGTGACGTTGAGCAGCACGAACGCGGCGAGCGTGGGGCCGCGCATCGACCTGTTGTTGCAGCGGGCCCGCACGCCGTTCACCTCGAAGATTCTGGGTGGGGTGGTGAAGGAGTGTGACCTGGTGGCGAAGGTGGCGATGGGGGGCCGTGTGAAAGGCTTCCTGTTCAATCCAGTGGGCAATGCCTTCATCCCGGATGACGCCTCGGCGAGCGTGTCCGACGCGACGCTGCGGAGCTACGCGACGACGGCGGGGCAGGAGGTGACCTACACCTGCGTGCCGCCGGGCTCCGGGGCACGAATCGGGCTCAATCGCTGACAAATTGTCAAGCGAGGGTTCCGCGGGGAGCCGCCGTGCTCCTCGCGGAACTTGAAATGGAGTTGGTTTGTCAGGGAAGACATGACCTGTGCAACTCTGGTGGCCATGCGAGATTTTCGTGTCTGGGTCGGGGGCCTGCTGTTGGTGGCGCTGACGGCCTGTCAGTCCAAGAATGTGATGGAGGAGCCTCATGGTGAGGAATTGACGGGTCGGGAGGATGGGGGCACGCGGGGGGATGGGGGGCCTGGTGAGGACGGGGGCTTGTGGGGCGATGGGGGGCCTGGTGAGGACGCGGGCTCGGGCGGAGATGGCGGAGGTCAGCGCCCAGACAGTGGAGTCACGGAGGACGGTGGGAGTTCACCGCTGGCCTGTGAGAAGACCCGAGGTGTCTGCGCGGGGGCGAAGCGGGCGTGGGTGGATGGGGCGTACGAATCTGTCTGCACCGCGCGCTCGTATGGTGCGGACTACGAAGAGTCCGAGTCGCGCTGTGACGGGCTCGACAATGATTGTGATGGGGTGACGGACCCGGCTCAATCGTCGCGCGTCACCACGCTGGGCGCGGCGCTCATCCAATCCTATGTCTCCAGCCTCCGGACGGAGCAGGGCGTGTTCGTGGCCGTACCTGGCACCCAGGGCCACGTGCGAGTCCTGCGGTTGGGTGCGGACCTGTCGGTCCTGGGGACCTCGAGTGTTCCGTTTCCGCGAACACTCCCTGACGAGGGCTCCGGGTCGCTGTTGAAAGCTCAGCTGGTACAAACGAAGGAGGGGCTTGCCTTGTTCCAGGCGGTTCAGGTGTCCGGAGCATCCCGGCTGGCCTTGAGCCCCCTGGATGGCCTGGGCGCTCCGATTCTGGGAGAGGACGGCAAGGGGGTGGAGTACCACCTCCTCGATTTTTCCGAGCGGGTGTGGAGGTATCGCGTGGCGACGTCTCCGTCGGACGACCGCGTGCTGGTTCTCTTTGCTCCGGACTATCAGCAAGGAGTGCCACAGCACGTGAAGGGACTGGTGACCGACTCTCAGGGGCAGGTGCTCACCGCGCCCAAGGTCCTCTTCACGAGCGCGGAGGGCGACACGCCGAATCTGGGAAGTGTCCTCTGGCTGCGCAACGGGGATGTCCTGGTCGCCATGCACGACGAAAAGCCCTCGCTCGCGGGGAACACCGTGCGACTGCGCCGCTTCGACGTGAACCTGGACCCCGTCGGTGTCGAGCGGACCTTCGAGATGCCTTCGGAGCCCCATCCCTTGTTGGTGGACCTGGGGGCCGCTCGAGGAGGCCCCGTGGAGTCGCCCGCGCTGGTGATGCGGTCGCGCAAGGCTCCGGCCTGGACCCAGGAGATTCAGGTGGTCCACGACCTCTTCAACGGCGGGTTGCCCACGACGTGGGCCGAAGGACTCCCGGGGTCGGTCTCCTGGTACGGCGCGCTCGCGGACGAGGGCGTGCTGCGGCTGGCGTGGATCTCCGAGTTCAAGGACCACCAGGCGCCGCCGCCCGGTGGAGACGACTGGCTTGGATGGAACGGGCGGCTGTGGACGCAGGACGAAGGCCACGCCGCCGTGGACCGGACTGCAGGGCCCGCGTACCTGCCCCTCCACCGCTATGCGCAGTGGGTCCTGATGGAGAAGCTCGAGCCCAAGCGCGTGGGCGCGCTCTACATGACGACCACGCCGGAGGAGGGCAGCTCCCTCGACGGCGTGCGCTACTGCGTGCCCTGAGCGGCGTCAGCCCGTGGCGGCGGCGCGGCCCTTCTGGGAGCGCCGCCGCAGCCAGTTGTGCAGGAACGCCTTCACGGCGGGGTGCTGCGACTCGCGGAACGAATCCGGAGGGCCGTACTCGACGACGCGGCCCTCGTGCATCAGCGCGAGGTTGTCCGCCATGCCGAAGGCGGAGGCCACATCCGGCGTAATCACCAGCGACGTGGCGCCCAGCTGCTGCTTGCCGGTGAAGATGATTTCGTTCACGGACGCGGTGGTGAGCGGGTCCAGGCCGGCCGTGGGGTCGTCGTAGAGGAGGATTTTCGGCTGGAGGATGGCGGCGCGCGCGAAGCCCACGCGCTTCTGCATGCCTCCGGAGAGCTCGCCCGGAAAACGCGTGGTGGCATGCGACAGGCCCACCATCGCCAGCGTCTTGTTCACCGTCTCGCGAATCTCGGCCTCCGACATGCGCGTGCGCTCGCGCAGCGGGAAGGCCACGTTGTCGTAGACGTTGAGCGAGTCGAACAGCGCGTTGGCCTGGAACAAGACGCCCTGGTCGCGGCGCATCTGGTTGAGCGCGGCCTCGTCCATCCGGGCCACCTCCTGGCCATTCACGAGCACCGTGCCTCGGTCCGGCTTCAACAGTCCCATGATGTGCTTCATCAACACGGACTTGCCGGAGCCCGACACCCCCATCAGCACGCAGGTGGTGCCCTCGGGCACCTCGAGGTCCACGCCTCGCAGCGCCTCGTTGTCGCCGAAGGACTTGTG from Myxococcus stipitatus carries:
- a CDS encoding ABC transporter ATP-binding protein, whose amino-acid sequence is MSNAGGKAQAKLAIEVKGLHKSFGDNEALRGVDLEVPEGTTCVLMGVSGSGKSVLMKHIMGLLKPDRGTVLVNGQEVARMDEAALNQMRRDQGVLFQANALFDSLNVYDNVAFPLRERTRMSEAEIRETVNKTLAMVGLSHATTRFPGELSGGMQKRVGFARAAILQPKILLYDDPTAGLDPLTTASVNEIIFTGKQQLGATSLVITPDVASAFGMADNLALMHEGRVVEYGPPDSFRESQHPAVKAFLHNWLRRRSQKGRAAATG
- a CDS encoding putative metal-binding motif-containing protein; protein product: MRDFRVWVGGLLLVALTACQSKNVMEEPHGEELTGREDGGTRGDGGPGEDGGLWGDGGPGEDAGSGGDGGGQRPDSGVTEDGGSSPLACEKTRGVCAGAKRAWVDGAYESVCTARSYGADYEESESRCDGLDNDCDGVTDPAQSSRVTTLGAALIQSYVSSLRTEQGVFVAVPGTQGHVRVLRLGADLSVLGTSSVPFPRTLPDEGSGSLLKAQLVQTKEGLALFQAVQVSGASRLALSPLDGLGAPILGEDGKGVEYHLLDFSERVWRYRVATSPSDDRVLVLFAPDYQQGVPQHVKGLVTDSQGQVLTAPKVLFTSAEGDTPNLGSVLWLRNGDVLVAMHDEKPSLAGNTVRLRRFDVNLDPVGVERTFEMPSEPHPLLVDLGAARGGPVESPALVMRSRKAPAWTQEIQVVHDLFNGGLPTTWAEGLPGSVSWYGALADEGVLRLAWISEFKDHQAPPPGGDDWLGWNGRLWTQDEGHAAVDRTAGPAYLPLHRYAQWVLMEKLEPKRVGALYMTTTPEEGSSLDGVRYCVP
- a CDS encoding AraC family transcriptional regulator gives rise to the protein MSSPATVLTSWALTLHRTLELRGVDARSLFVKAGLDPALLGDANARYPQEGMTRLWRLAVENSADPAIGLQMARHVAPTTFHAVGYRLNASSTLREAFERLVHAVALVSDGLRPAFTRDGDCYQVLLYDGGGGPHLCEEETDAVAYLLVRFCRVMYRRELSPREVLLRRAAPADLTPYEKLFRCKLTFGAGADVLVYERLPFEVTLPGANPELARINDELIVRHLARQAGQDVVARVRAMLLELLPQGEPSQEKVAERLHMSSRSLQRKLVESGSGFRELLAETRRTQALSYLSEPGRSVSEIAYLLGFSDVSTFTRAFRRWTGQPPSRFGAPARARSGS